Proteins encoded by one window of Burkholderia plantarii:
- a CDS encoding transporter substrate-binding domain-containing protein, whose product MKSKHSRLATLVIGAVLGSAMMAGSVQAKDWKTVTIALDGSYAPWNLTLPGGKLGGFEPELVANLCAHAHLQCNLVTQDWDGMIPGLQAGKFDVLMDAISITPDREKILALSQPYASTPATFAVADTKILPKSSPAVGAVRLDNDARSASPAIEMLRKALKGKTIGLQSGTIYTAFVNNNFKDVASVRVYKSAPERDLDLANGRIDASFDDITYYTANADKSHVVPAGPVIAGPVWGPGEGLAFRKTDTDLKAKFDAAITAAKADGTIKKLSMKWFKTDVTP is encoded by the coding sequence ATGAAGAGTAAGCACAGCCGTCTCGCAACGCTCGTGATCGGAGCGGTCCTCGGATCCGCGATGATGGCCGGGTCCGTGCAGGCGAAGGACTGGAAGACCGTCACGATCGCGCTCGACGGCAGCTACGCGCCGTGGAACCTGACCTTGCCGGGCGGCAAGCTCGGCGGCTTCGAGCCGGAGCTGGTCGCGAACCTCTGCGCGCATGCGCATTTGCAGTGCAATCTCGTCACGCAGGACTGGGACGGCATGATCCCGGGCCTGCAGGCCGGCAAGTTCGACGTGCTGATGGACGCGATCTCGATCACGCCGGACCGCGAGAAGATCCTCGCGCTCTCGCAGCCCTACGCGTCCACGCCGGCCACCTTCGCGGTGGCCGACACCAAGATCCTGCCGAAGTCGTCGCCGGCGGTGGGCGCGGTGCGCCTCGACAACGACGCGCGCAGCGCCTCGCCCGCCATCGAGATGCTGCGCAAGGCGCTCAAGGGCAAGACCATCGGCCTGCAGTCGGGCACGATCTACACGGCCTTCGTCAACAACAACTTCAAGGACGTGGCCTCGGTGCGCGTCTACAAGAGCGCGCCCGAGCGCGACCTCGATCTCGCCAACGGCCGCATCGACGCGTCGTTCGACGACATCACCTACTACACCGCGAACGCCGACAAGTCGCACGTCGTGCCGGCCGGCCCGGTGATCGCCGGGCCGGTGTGGGGGCCGGGCGAGGGCCTCGCGTTCCGCAAGACCGATACCGACCTGAAGGCGAAGTTCGACGCCGCGATCACGGCGGCGAAGGCCGACGGCACGATCAAGAAGCTGTCGATGAAGTGGTTCAAGACCGACGTGACGCCGTAA
- a CDS encoding ABC transporter permease, whose translation MSSLITMLGFGSEGWGSVLLLGALMTIVLTLSALAIGSVFGGLVAAAKLSRFRALRVLGDCYTTVFRGVPELLVIYLFYFGGSSLVTTVGQWFGADGFVGVPPFAIGAVAVGMISGAYQAEVYRAAVLAVSRGELEAARAIGMPRLTAARRVLIPQVLRFALPGLGNVWQLSLKDSALISVTGLAELLRATQVAAGSTHEYFLFFVAGGALYLLMTGLSNRVFGRAEARVGRSFKRNFARN comes from the coding sequence ATGTCGTCTCTCATCACCATGCTCGGTTTCGGATCGGAGGGCTGGGGCAGCGTGCTGCTGCTTGGCGCGCTGATGACGATCGTGCTCACCTTGTCCGCGCTCGCGATCGGTTCGGTGTTCGGCGGCCTGGTGGCCGCCGCGAAGCTGTCGCGCTTCCGGGCGCTGCGCGTGCTCGGCGATTGCTACACGACCGTGTTCCGCGGCGTGCCCGAGCTGCTCGTGATCTACCTGTTCTACTTCGGCGGCTCCTCGCTCGTCACCACGGTCGGCCAGTGGTTCGGCGCCGACGGCTTCGTCGGCGTGCCGCCGTTCGCGATCGGCGCGGTGGCGGTGGGCATGATCTCGGGCGCCTACCAGGCCGAGGTCTACCGTGCCGCGGTGCTGGCCGTCTCGCGCGGCGAGCTCGAGGCCGCGCGCGCGATCGGCATGCCGCGCCTGACGGCCGCGCGCCGCGTGCTGATCCCGCAGGTGCTGCGCTTCGCGCTGCCGGGCCTCGGCAACGTCTGGCAGCTGAGCCTCAAGGATTCCGCGCTGATCTCGGTGACGGGCCTGGCCGAGCTGCTGCGCGCCACCCAGGTGGCGGCCGGGTCCACCCACGAATATTTCCTGTTCTTCGTCGCCGGCGGCGCGCTGTACCTGCTGATGACGGGCCTCTCGAACCGCGTCTTCGGCAGGGCCGAGGCGCGCGTGGGCCGCTCGTTCAAGCGCAACTTCGCACGCAACTGA
- a CDS encoding LysR family transcriptional regulator, with translation MDLNLRELRAFVTVAQAGNFTRAAARLHLSQPALTVQIRRLEQTVGARLFDRNSRSVALTQTGRELLPLLQRSLDDMERVLRDARALGDGTAGTVRLACLPTFAASVLPDLIREFRRQVPQARFEIRDGVASAVDALVRGEEVDLGLTGGERVDPALEVLHAGSDRLVVVCPRGHPLARRRRVTAADLAAHPLVLTARGTSVRAVVDTALAAPAGAGRLPEVACEPTYMMTAVAMVRGGLGVTILPASAREVLAEPELVTRPIADAAFARPVALVKRRGRTLPRIAEAFAAALVAHGLQGAVQPPKP, from the coding sequence ATGGACCTGAACCTGCGCGAGCTTCGCGCGTTCGTCACCGTCGCGCAGGCCGGCAACTTCACGCGCGCGGCGGCGCGCCTGCATCTCTCGCAGCCGGCGCTGACCGTGCAGATCCGGCGCCTCGAGCAGACCGTCGGCGCGCGCCTGTTCGACCGCAACAGCCGCAGCGTGGCGCTCACGCAGACCGGGCGCGAGCTGCTGCCGCTGCTGCAGCGCTCGCTCGACGACATGGAGCGCGTGCTGCGCGACGCGCGCGCGCTCGGCGACGGCACCGCCGGCACGGTGCGGCTGGCCTGCCTGCCGACCTTCGCGGCCAGCGTGCTGCCGGACCTGATCCGCGAGTTCCGGCGGCAGGTGCCGCAGGCGCGCTTCGAGATTCGCGACGGGGTGGCGAGCGCGGTGGACGCGCTGGTGCGCGGCGAGGAAGTCGATCTCGGGCTGACCGGCGGCGAGCGCGTCGACCCCGCGCTCGAGGTGCTGCACGCGGGCTCGGACCGGCTGGTGGTGGTGTGTCCGCGCGGGCATCCGCTCGCGCGGCGCCGCCGCGTGACGGCCGCCGACCTGGCCGCGCACCCGCTGGTGCTGACCGCGCGCGGCACCAGCGTGCGCGCGGTGGTGGACACGGCGCTCGCGGCGCCGGCCGGGGCGGGCCGGCTGCCCGAGGTGGCCTGCGAGCCCACCTACATGATGACGGCGGTGGCGATGGTGCGCGGCGGGCTCGGCGTGACGATCCTGCCGGCCTCGGCACGCGAAGTGCTCGCCGAGCCCGAACTGGTGACCCGGCCGATCGCCGACGCGGCGTTCGCGCGGCCCGTCGCGCTCGTGAAGCGGCGCGGCCGCACGCTGCCGCGCATCGCCGAGGCGTTCGCGGCGGCGCTGGTCGCGCACGGGTTGCAAGGCGCGGTGCAACCGCCGAAACCCTGA